Proteins from one Cryptomeria japonica chromosome 4, Sugi_1.0, whole genome shotgun sequence genomic window:
- the LOC131875054 gene encoding LRR receptor-like serine/threonine-protein kinase EFR, giving the protein MKMMLLPLLLFFSALPALIAESSNYSDREALIGFKAALSFDPCNSLLDWSLDHIFCNWTGVTCSPPPQRMVSLNLIGMGLLGPISPLLGNLSFLRVLDLYNNSFHGHIPYQIGNLFRLTTLQLSRNNLEGPIPSSLGGCRSLQYMWLSRNNLSGSIPSEFSILSNLDTMSMALNQLTGLLPPFIGNITSLTTIELAENRFEGSIPVELGMLSQLNWLNVHTNNLTGSIPIALSNCTRLQMLQLYQNNLIGPIPWEFGRLSELQDVYLWGNQLTGEIPTSLGNWTHLQVIYLERNKLSGAVPLVFGKMKQLKRFILWQNHFVSGSSDLPILTALTNCSSLEQLDLGLNYLTGVLPNSVGRLSNSLSFLALNSNEIGGNIPDEIGNLTNLATVTLEANRFNGTIPSTLSKLSNLERIFLDKNKLEGRILESFGHLRRLGLLSISENILSGSIPESLGDLPQLRELDLHRNRQGKYLLV; this is encoded by the coding sequence atgaagatgatgctGCTTCCTCTGCTACTCTTTTTCTCTGCACTGCCTGCTCTTATAGCAGAATCTTCTAATTATTCTGATCGTGAAGCTCTGATTGGTTTCAAGGCTGCTCTCTCTTTCGATCCGTGCAATTCTTTGCTCGATTGGTCTCTCGATCACATCTTTTGCAATTGGACTGGTGTTACCTGCTCTCCTCCTCCCCAGCGCATGGTTTCCTTGAATCTCATAGGTATGGGATTACTTGGCCCCATCTCTCCATTACTGGGAAATCTTTCTTTCCTTAGAGTACTTGATCTCTATAATAACAGCTTCCACGGCCATATTCCATACCAAATTGGAAATCTTTTTCGCTTGACAACGCTTCAGTTGTCCCGTAACAATTTGGAAGGTCCCATTCCATCATCACTAGGAGGCTGTCGCTCTTTACAGTATATGTGGTTGTCTCGTAACAATTTAAGTGGAAGCATTCCCTCTGAATTTAGTATTCTTTCAAATTTAGATACCATGTCAATGGCATTAAACCAATTGACAGGCCTTCTCCCACCTTTCATAGGCAACATAACCTCCTTAACTACAATAGAGCTGGCCGAAAATAGATTCGAAGGCAGCATTCCTGTTGAATTGGGTATGCTTAGTCAGCTAAACTGGCTTAATGTTCACACCAATAATCTAACAGGGTCAATTCCTATTGCCCTTTCCAATTGTACTCGTCTCCAAATGTTGCAATTATATCAGAACAACTTAATTGGCCCAATTCCCTGGGAATTCGGCAGGCTATCAGAGTTGCAAGACGTGTATTTGTGGGGAAATCAACTCACTGGAGAAATACCCACTTCACTGGGTAATTGGACTCACCTCCAAGTGATTTATCTGGAGCGCAACAAACTGAGCGGCGCAGTGCCCCTGGTATTTGGTAAAATGAAGCAGCTGAAACGGTTTATTCTGTGGCAGAACCATTTTGTGAGTGGAAGCAGTGATTTGCCTATTTTAACAGCGTTGACTAATTGCTCCAGCTTGGAACAACTTGATTTGGGTTTAAATTATCTCACTGGTGTCTTGCCCAATTCAGTTGGCCGCCTGTCCAATTCACTCTCCTTTCTTGCATTGAACTCAAATGAAATTGGGGGAAACATACCAGATGAGATTGGTAACCTCACAAACTTGGCAACAGTAACCCTGGAAGCAAACCGCTTTAATGGGACCATTCCATCTACCCTCAGTAAACTATCAAATCTGGAGAGGATATTTCTGGACAAAAACAAGTTAGAAGGAAGAATTCTAGAAAGTTTTGGCCATTTAAGAAGGCTTGGATTGTTGTCAATTAGTGAAAACATTCTTTCAGGGTCAATTCCAGAGAGTCTTGGCGACCTCCCACAATTACGAGAGCTTGATCTTCATCGCAACCGTCAGGGGAAATACCTGCTAGTTTAG